From Apteryx mantelli isolate bAptMan1 chromosome 32, bAptMan1.hap1, whole genome shotgun sequence, the proteins below share one genomic window:
- the PFDN6 gene encoding prefoldin subunit 6, which produces MAEQIQKKLQGELEKYQQLQKDLTKSVTARQKLEAQLTENNIVKEELELLDATNTIFKLIGPVLVKQDTEEARATVSKRLDYITGEIKRYDQQMQELERRAEQQREVLGRLQQDFQRAQGKAACKS; this is translated from the exons ATGGCCGAGCAGATCCAGAAGAAGCTGCAGGGCGAGCTGGAGAAGTACCAGCAGCTCCAAAAAG ACCTCACCAAGTCGGTGACGGCGCGGCAGAAGCTGGAGGCGCAGCTGACGGAGAACAACATCGTCAAGGAG gagctggagctgctggacGCCACCAACACCATCTTCAAGCTCATCGGGCCCGTGCTGGTCAAGCAGGACACGGAGGAGGCCAGAGCCACCGTGAGCAAACGCCTCGACTACATCACAGGGGAGAT CAAACGCTACGACCAGCAGATGCAGGAGCTGGAGCGCCGAGCGGAGCAGCAGCGGGAGGTGCTGGGGCGGCTGCAGCAGGACTTCCAGCGAGCTCAGGGCAAGGCGGCCTGCAAGAGCtga